The Triticum aestivum cultivar Chinese Spring chromosome 5A, IWGSC CS RefSeq v2.1, whole genome shotgun sequence genomic sequence TTTGATTTAAGTGAGGCTGAATGAGAGTAATTCTTAAGGGCACCCTCAAGGTGGTAGGTGGAAAGGGTGGTTGAGGTTATCTTGATCCAATAGTCCATGCTGGAGTAGGGAAGAAGAGGGTGGTGCATGGTCCATGGTGGAGTAGGCCATGTATCCCTCCTAATGAGCTTCTTTGTCTTGGGCCTTTATAATTTTCCTTCTCCTTTTAGTTtcctatttttttttactttttgaccATGACTTGTTTCTTTGAATTTCGTTAATTGACTTTGAAAAATTGCCATGTAGAACTAGGTGGGACCTACTAGGTAGGACTAGTTGATATTAAAACAGGAAACCCCTTGAGTTGTAGTCACAAAAGTTATCATTGTGGTCGCCAGTCAAATTTCTCGAGTCTTGACGATCTTCACTCTGCGTGCTCTCCATGTATTATAGATATTTTTCCTGCTTCCTATGGAGAATCCTCAATTTTCTACGATAGTGATGTCTTGTCAAAGATTCAACATCATTTTTTCTCCGACTTGTCCAAACAAATGAATGTTCTTGAATATATTTGGATTGATGAATGATGTCTTGTAGGTGGTGGACTTTAATCTTTACTTTGCTTTTTTGGGTTGTATCCAGCAGATGTAAGGGAGAAAATGTTGGTACCATCTTAATCCAACATCAAGAATAATAAAATCGATGCCTCAGCCGCCCATAACCTCAAAAAAAATCCTAGAAGACTTCTCGGCTGCTACTGGCCTCTCTATTAACATCTCCAAAAAAACTTTTGTCCCGCTCAATATTGAACCAGAACTGGCAACACAAATGGCCTCGACTCTTGGGATCTCGGTCTCCTCTTTCCCACAGAAATACCTGGGACTACCACTCTCCCCGCACAAATTACCACCGTCGGCTTTCCAACCAGTAATCAATTGTTGTGATGTTTACCTTTCTGGTTGGCGTGCGCTCCTACTCTCTCGTGGCGGTCGCCTCATTCTGCTATCTGCGGTCATAGATAGTCTTCCCACCTATTTCATGATGTGCTTCTCACTACCAAAAAGCGTTCTCGAGGATATTGACAAACATAGACGGATTTTCTTCTGGTCAAATGATGACTCCTTCTCTGGGGCTAAGTGTCTGGTAGCGTGGGCGGGTGTGCATGCCCAAGTTGGCAGGCGGTCTAGGTGTTAAAAACTTACAAGCACAGTTTTTTTGCCTTATTTTGAAATTTGCTTTCAAATTCCTCCACTCCCCACTTCTGCCTTGGAAGGATTGGATGTTAAACCATTCCCCCCTCCACATAGGTCTAGGTAGAAATGCCTCCTTCCTTGGCAAAGCTATTTTTAAACACTTACACACGCTCAGAGAGATtccctgatatgtctccgtcgtatctataatttttgattgttccatgccaatattctacaactttcatatacttttggcaactttttatactatttttgggactaacatattgatccagtgcccagtatcagttcctgtctgttgcatgtttttggtttcgcagaatatccatatcaaacggagtccaaacgggataaaaacggacgaagataCTTTTTGGAATGTTTGGAAaattctggaagaaaaatccacgcgagacggtgcacGAGGTGgtcaggaggcaggggcgcgcctcccctcctgggcgcgcccctaccctcatgagccacccgtaaggcggttgacgctcttcttttgccgcaagaaagctaattttcggaaaaaatcacggcgaaggtttcaggccaatcggagttatggatctccatatatacatgaaacggtgaaacagagccaggagagaacgcagaaacagagagacaaatccaatctcggaggggctctcgcccctcccacgccatggaggctaaggaccagaggggaaagccttctcccatctagggaggaggtcaaggaagaagaagaagaagaagaagggggcccctctcccccttgcttccggtggcaccggagtgccaccgggggccatcatcatcaccgtcatcttcaccaacaacttcaccgccttcaccaccaactcttcccccctctatgcagcggtgtaacctctctcttacccgctgtaatctctacttaaacatggtgctcaacgctatatattatttccatatgatgtatggctatcctatgatgtttgagtagatccgttttgtcctaatggctatttgatgatcaagattggtttgagttgcatgttttattattggtgctgtcctatggtgctctccgtgtcacgcaagcatgagggattcccgctgtagggtgttgcaatatgcttatgatttgcttatggtgggtggcgtgagtgaacagaagcacagacccgagtaagtaggttgtttgcgtatgggataaagaggacttgatgctttaatgctatggttgggttttaccttaatgaatctttcgtagttgcggatgcttgctagagttccaatcataagtgcatatgatccaactagagaaagtatgttagcttatgcctctctctcaaataaaattgtaataatgattaccggtctagttgttgattgcctaggaacaaataactttctcgtaacaacaaactctctactaaacctaacttagttgtgtctttatctaaacagcccctactttttatttacgtaatctttattatcttgcatacctatccaacaacacctacaaagtacttatagtttcatacttgttctaggtaaagcgaacgtcaagcgtgcgcagagttgtatcggtggtcgatagaacttgaggggttatttgttctgcctttagctcctcgttgggttcgacactcttacttatcaaaaactattgcgatcccctatacttgtgggttatcattcccCAGGTTACTATTGACAATGGTTCCTCAACCTTTTTCTGGCTTGATCGTTGGCTCCTGCTAGAACCACTCTCCATTGCCTTCCCTGCCTTGTTTACACAACATACTAAGCCTAACACTCTTGTTGATAAAATTATGATGGATGGGATTGAACTCGGCTTGCGTAGCCGGCTAACCGTAACCACTACCAATGAACTTgtttccttgagatctttgttGCAGGGAGTGTGCCTTACAGGAGTACCCGACGATAGGTCCTTGCTTAACGGCGCCGCTTTTTCCACTAAGGGCGCTTATGTTGCTCTTGCTCCCCAACTATCGGATCCATCTCTTACCCACATCTGTGACTCTCGTGTTCCTAGTAGGGTTTGAGTGCTTGGCTAGCTTTTCTATCTGGACAGGTTAAACATGCAGGCAAATCTCCATCGCAAGACCATCATCGACTCTCCATCGTGCCCATGTTGTAATGCCGCGCCAGAAGACCGTGCTCATCTCTTCTTCACATGCCCAACGGCTGCCTCCATTTGGGGTGCCATGCATAGGGCTGCTTCCCCGTCACTCTCCCCTTCCTGACTTGTGGAATGCGCCGGTTCAGGATGGCCTACCTCAGTCAATCTGGCCTTTAATTTTGCTACTCATATTATGGAAAATTGGGACGCTCGCAACGACAAAACCTTTAGGGACTTGTCCCCTTCTCCGTATAGTGTAATTAGGGCTATTATCTCTGATCTCACTCTTTGGTCCCACCGCCTTAAAAGGCGGATAAAAAAATCCACGCCGGATTGTGGCGGGATTTTTTCACCTCTCGTCTTGTCTGAACTATTTTTTtcgaaatatattcaggtggggagtcTTCCCCCCGGTgatagtttcaaaaaaaaagaataatAAAACCCTCCATCATCATCTAAAGAACATAGAGTAACAAACTGTTTTCATGCATGAGTCAATGCAGAGGTCGAGaggaaaatagataaagaaaacaAGGTTACAAATAGCAACTATCGGGACAGACTAAGGCACCTGAAAAAAGATCTAGTGCCAGTCACTTTCTTTATGCACCATCCGATTCCCAACCAACTGTTGTAAACAAATAAAGGCACTATTTATCTTCTTCATCCTCGCAACGCCCTTCGTCCTCCTTGCGATGCGCCTGACCTGCCCTGCCCTAACCACCGACCTCCACCACCCTAAGATAGATGGTGGGGCAATGGCTTCTCCGACGAGGTTTTTTCTACTCTGGTGAGgttggaaggaaggaaggaaggaagaggcgATTGACGGCTGAAACAATTTCCAGGTACCTGATAAATAGCAAAACTGCAACTATCCTGCAGACATGCACTTTTCAACAACATAGGTTTTTGTTAATGAAGGTCTTGCTTGCAACAATTCAAACTGGCGTATCTTTTCATAACCTTATTTTCAATACAGTAGATGCATAGTAAGTAACTAATGTTTTCTATGTAGGAAAAAGTGCGACGACCCTCATTTGGTCGATCTTACAAGCTCGTCCACATCATTGCTTAGATCTAACCTCGACACCCAACACAACAAGACCACTCTTGTACTCCTCCTGTTGTCTGCATCAGGCTGACAGACACCTCATCGTCGTCTTCCTCGTTGTAGAACTCACCCAACTCGACCTCCATCCAGCCGTTAGCCCTTCTCCGAGGGAGCACAATGTTGTCTGTGAGATGAATTGCTCCAGTAACGCGACTGCGCTTGCAAGGTCCCCATTTTTCCTCCCGGCTAGACCTCCAAATATTTTTGTGAGTCACTCCGTCATCCCCAACTTCCATGTAGCCTTGAAGGCAAACTTGCCGTGTTGAATGGATCCATCCAATGCTGACTGATGCCACCTGAAACGGAAAATCCAGCTTGTTGAACCCACTATCTGCCAACTTGAACACCATGTAAGCGGCGTACGCCGAGTTCTGCGAGAGCATCCTACATTGCGCGCATCTTCCCACGGATTTCCAACCGCGAAACCTTGCGGAGCCTGGCTGCTTCCAAGAACCTGCCAAAGAAGTTTGTGGTAATGAGGACCGGGCATTTTGGCTCCCGGGCTCAGATGAGCCCGGAAGTGAACAGCGAACCCACCAAAAATAgtaaacaaaattttaaaaatctaTTTTTTGTGATGAAAGATGCTTGAGTTTGTTATGTCCGTGCAAAAGTTTAGTGCATTTGAACATCTGACAAGTTCTCAGCAAAAAGACAAATTTGGGATTTGTGAAAAAGTTAACTGTTTTGCGCTCCTCAGATCTGATTTTTTTTTGGTGAGAGCTACTCATATTGTCAAAATGAGCCGAAACTTGGCAcaacacatactcaactatctttcacctgattttttttagaatttttctgTATCTTTTTAAATTTACTGTCTAGAGGGTGTAGATGAGCTCGAAAGCCTAATTGGATATTCACCGGTAATGATTAATATATTCATGTCATCTCATAGCAATGTGTTATACTAGTAGTATATCAAACTTACCGTGAAAAGAAAAATCCAATGGAAAACTAATTGGCCCCCAAAACACCACAATCGAAAAGGAGGCTCGACTCGATCGAACCTCTCGTTTCCTTGGATCTCGTCGCCGCGGAGGTGGATCCATTGCCAGGAGGAGGGCGTCTCGCCCCGCGAGATATGCAGCGCCCTCGCCGAGAGCAGGAAGCACTTGGCGCCCGTGATATTAGAAATTCTAAAATCTGTTAAATTGATCTCGTGTGATCATAGCTTCACACACAAGTTTTAGCCATGTACTAGTGTCTATGGAAGATAAAGCCCTAGGGGTAGTGTACGGCAAATCATCTATCTATCGTTCCTGTTAACTCACCTTTCAATAGATGTAGAAACAATATAAATGGAAAAATAATTTGAGAGGGCCAATGATCTTCAGGATGAATATTATCATTTAACGAAAGTAAGAAACTGATCTCCCTCGGAGAAACTACTACTGTTAGCACTGCCATGCTGCCAATTTTTCGTCGAATTTAGTAGGAAAAAAATGCGTTTACAAAAACTCATCCTCTTCAGTTGAAAAAAAAAAACTCATCCTCTGTACTATGAGAACGCACAATAGACTTGGCAGGGAACTCTAACATTGCTATTAGGTGAGCTAAATGAAATCTCCGTCATTGACCTCATCCATACAGTAGCATTGATTActtgatttgtactccctccgttccaaattactcatcgcagtaatggatgtatctagaactaaaatacatttagataacaagtaattcggaacggagggagtacaagaaagGGCTTTTCTTACTGTTGCAATGCCTGTACAGCTGCAGTAGCCAGCCTGCCCGTACCCCATGCATTCATTTCGAAATGATAACAGATACCTGAAAAATAAATTATGAACAATCTTTAGATAGATACATGTGCTTTTGAGTTTTGGCATGTACATCCACACCAAGTAGATTATACAGATCGATGCACTTACATTTGGTTAACAACGAAAGTTGAGTTACAAATTGCTGTGCAAAGTTCTGGATCAATCCAGACAACAAGGTTAGTCCAAACAACAAATTTCTGGAACAATCATTCCGGCAGACAACCACACAATCAAGGCCAGCATAGAGAAGCGCAAGAGCAGGCATGCCGATTGAGGGTATATATGCCTCATTCAGCACATGATCTGGTTAGAATTGCTTCACCTCCAGCCGCATGCTCCGCGCCAAagaaacgaacgaacgaacggtaCGGGGGATTAGTTCATCGTCAGCCGATTCCGATCAAGCGGAAACGAGGAGAGAAATCAAGAGGGCACGGGGAGTCTGTTATCGATGCGTACAACGAGCTTGCATGGCAGGAGGGCCGGGGTGACAGAGAGGCGCCGGAACAGGGCCTTCCtggacggcggcgcgcgggggaGCTCGCCCTCGGCGACGAGCTGCGGGAGGTCGCGGGACAGGAAGCCGGACCAGACGGTGTCGGAGtccgcggcggcgaggaaggcccGGGAGACGGCGGCCGCGCGGCAGGCGTCCTGCGGCGACGTGAGGGAGATGATCGTCGCGAGGAGCTCCTCCGGCAGGCGCGGGACCTCGCGGGCTGCGGCAGCTGCCTCCATGGATCCCTGGTCTCTTCTTCACGTCGGAACCAATCTGGCGGTTGCGCGATTGGCCACGCGAACACTACCGGAATCACATATTTTACCGACTGTCACGTGTTTACTAAGTTTTTTTAACTGAGGTCAGATTAACGATAACCATAAGTATGGGAGTGAGTTGAAGGCGTGTCGTCATCATCGCCGCCTCTCCCTCATCGAAACCAGACAAACCTTATTGCCGTAGACAGTTAAAaaatcatcgtgctaaggcccccaAAAAAACCAGCGCACCAGAGCAGCAAGCATCGCCGATGAAGACGAACGAAAACTGAATCCAAATAGATCCATCAAAGACCAGCACCTACCGAATCTCGCGAGATTCGACAAATACACACCTTCACACGTAGTCTTGGCCATCTCAGACCCGGCCCTGttggcccacccaggcccggccctaaaatccagggcctaggcccgatgggcttgacCGTGGGCCCGGCTTGGgtctgagttttgagcccaccagcagggcctggGCGGGCTTGGGCTTAGCATATTGACATTTTAAGAAAGAGGCCCAGCCCACgaccctaagccctaagggctttttaccaaatgggtcgggcttgggcttgaaaagtaggcccgatggtagggcctgggagggcctgggcctcagttttctgccatgggcttttttaggcccggcccaagcccggcccggcccatggccagatatattCACACGCCATCCGATAATGTTATGCGCATCGCGAACCAACctctggttgagatggttaggtggacactggtatccccaacccaccagggttcaaatcctggtgctcgcattttttctggatttatttcaggaatttcggtgatacgctttcagtgggaggagacgttcccgtcgactacgaggcgcctacggtgacttcgtaaaatctcaagatgatatgccggctcagtctctcggaggtgctcataaggatagggtgtgcgtgtgtgcgttcatacgggtgagtgtatgcgtgtttatatgagcgcttgcgtctgtactgtgttcaaaaaaagaTAATGTTATGCGCATCATAGGGACGGAAAATCGAACGTGAAAGACATTATTCCTACTGAGGGACATCACCACAGCCACACAGCCCCAACGAAAACGTTGAACTTAACAAAAACGAGATCGGGTCCCTCCCGTCGGCGGTGGCCCGAGATCCTCCACACCTCGATGGCCCAAAGCCCATCGGAGGCGAGGCGGACCGGCGGCGACACCgacgggaggaggaaggagacatAGAGTCGTCTGGTTGTTATGATGTCGGATTTTAAACATGACAAATCCAGTCTTTTATAGCAATTTATGGTTGTGTGGGGATGACCAATTTAATTTACAAACACTGTAAATTTTTGAGAAAAAAAA encodes the following:
- the LOC123107691 gene encoding uncharacterized protein, with protein sequence MPALALLYAGLDCVVVCRNDCSRNLLFGLTLLSGLIQNFAQQFVTQLSLLTKCICYHFEMNAWGTGRLATAAVQALQQFLEAARLRKVSRLEIRGKMRAMWHQSALDGSIQHGKFAFKATWKLGMTE